A genomic region of Brienomyrus brachyistius isolate T26 chromosome 6, BBRACH_0.4, whole genome shotgun sequence contains the following coding sequences:
- the LOC125745480 gene encoding inositol hexakisphosphate kinase 1-like gives MCLSGAMNAGKQSTSLEPGASRGVLLEPFIHQVGGHTSMMRYDDHTVCKPLIAREQRFYEALPPEMKEFTPEYKGLVLVCFEGDCDGYINLVAYPFVESEATGRDDVAEPEHPRRKQSRRSLHRAGSDHRDDAEGTESPQEPESPHLHLLHSDVSFRMLDGNSGPATEKIGHNPWSLRCHKQQLSRMRAESKDRRLYKFLLLENVVHRFGRPCILDLKMGTRQHGDDATEEKAARQMRKCEQSTSASLGVRVCGMQVYQVDTAHYLCRNKYYGRGLSVEGFRQALSQFMHNGIQLRRDLFEPILDKLVRLKAVLEKQASYRFYSSSLLIIYEGREPRLRPSGQDGSAVHRPSEPALLPWIPAASSDLPPQPPAAFPPPCVDVRMIDFAHTTFKGFRDDPTVYHGPDKGFVFGLESLIRVLEGIREETQ, from the exons ATGTGCCTCTCAGGCGCCATGAACGCGGGCAAGCAGAGCACGAGCCTGGAGCCAGGCGCGAGCCGCGGGGTGCTGCTGGAGCCCTTCATCCACCAGGTGGGCGGCCACACCAGCATGATGCGCTACGACGACCACACCGTGTGCAAACCGCTCATCGCCCGCGAGCAGCGATTCTACGAGGCTCTGCCGCCGGAGATGAAGGAGTTCACCCCCGAATACAAAG gTCTGGTGCTGGTGTGCTTTGAGGGCGACTGCGACGGCTACATCAACTTGGTGGCGTACCCCTTTGTGGAGAGCGAGGCCACGGGCCGCGACGACGTGGCCGAACCAGAGCATCCGCGACGCAAGCAGTCCCGCCGGAGCCTGCACCGCGCCGGCAGTGACCACAGGGACGATGCCGAGGGCACGGAGAG CCCCCAGGAGCCAGAGAGCCCCCACCTGCATCTGCTCCACTCGGATGTCTCCTTCCGGATGCTGGACGGCAACAGTGGCCCAGCAACGGAGAAGATTGGCCACAATCCTTGGAGCCTGCGCTGCCACAAGCAGCAGCTGAGCCGCATGCGCGCCGAGTCCAAGGACCGGCGACTGTACA AGTTCCTGCTGCTGGAGAACGTGGTGCACCGCTTCGGCCGTCCCTGCATCCTGGACCTGAAGATGGGCACGCGGCAGCATGGCGACGATGCCACCGAGGAGAAGGCCGCCCGCCAGATGAGGAAGTGTGAGCAGAGCACGTCAGCCTCGCTGGGCGTGCGTGTCTGCGGCATGCAG GTCTACCAGGTAGACACGGCGCACTACCTCTGTAGAAACAAGTACTACGGCCGTGGCTTGTCCGTGGAGGGCTTCCGGCAAGCTCTAAGCCAGTTCATGCACAACGGCATCCAGCTACGGAGGGACCTGTTCGAGCCCATTCTGGACAAGCTGGTTCGCCTTAAAGCGGTGCTGGAGAAGCAAGCTTCCTATCGCTTCTACTCCAGTTCCCTGCTCATCATCTACGAGGGCAGGGAACCCAGGCTCAGACCGTCGGGGCAGGATGGGTCGGCGGTCCACAGACCTTCAGAACCTGCCCTATTACCTTGGATCCCGGCGGCCTCCAGTGACCTTCCTCCGCAGCCCCCAGCTGCTTTTCCCCCGCCATGCGTCGATGTGCGCATGATAGACTTCGCTCACACCACATTCAAAGGTTTCAGAGATGACCCCACAGTTTACCATGGGCCTGACAAGGGGTTTGTGTTCGGCCTGGAGAGTCTCATCAGGGTTCTGGAAGGCATTCGGGAAGAGACCCAGTAG